The proteins below are encoded in one region of Penicillium psychrofluorescens genome assembly, chromosome: 4:
- a CDS encoding uncharacterized protein (ID:PFLUO_006340-T1.cds;~source:funannotate): protein MSPQVAPYGKWASPITAEHLSGGSIQLEGVQANQSTGQIWALESRPAEGGRSVIVEVLASATRDVLPAGYSAKSTIHEYGGGSFAIHPNGKLIFTNHPTNGVFLLDPQSGTIETIVTPNESERFADFHVYPPTQGWILAVQETHSKDFQSTLAVTNTIVAIHTATGNVSTVVQGADFYQHPQFSPDGTQVCWIQWNHPDMPWTGSVLHVATWEAGKLVNDTVISGQAGVESICQPRWGPDGTLFFVSDKTGYWQLYRFNGCIAQLIDLKGLESAEFGSREPCLGNCTYVLLDTSTIVASATQNATSNLVIIDLDTNSWKDLSLELVDIQRNALARVSSTAFAVIGSTRTAPQALYRVDIGDSISISLIRATVEQPMSSALVSQTRHITFPRTYSEGPGNAHAMFVAPKNPAFEAPAGTLPPLLVWMHGGPTSHVTPAIALKTQYWTSRGYAYVLVNHVGSTGYGRAYRELLDGAWGEADIADAASCVAYLASQKLIDVNKVGIVGESAGGYAVLQALYTHPDVWTAGISLYGISGLQGFAEITHKFESQYILGLVLGKGEWTKEAQEALYRKRSAVYHAEKIKAPLLLLQGDIDTIVPVSQATQMEEAMKRVGKTAEVVIFEGEGHGWHKEETIRASMELQTEFWTKTLL, encoded by the exons TGTGATCGTTGAGGTACTCGCTTCGGCAACCAGGGATGTCCTGCCCGCGGGGTACAGCGCAAAGAGCACGATTCACGAATATGGCGGTGGCTCTTTTGCGATACACCCGAACGGCAAATTGATCTTTACTAATCATCCAACGAACGGTGTGTTCTTGCTAGATCCGCAGTCTGGGACAATTGAGACGATTGTAACTCCCAATGAGTCTGAGCGTTTCGCCGATTTCCACGTCTATCCTCCCACGCAGGGGTGGATTCTTGCTGTCCAGGAGACGCATAGCAAGGATTTTCAGTCTACTTTGGCTGTTACGAATACCATTGTGGCTATTCATACAGCTACGGGCAATGTATCCACTGTTGTCCAGGGTGCGGATTTCTATCAACACCCCCAATTCAGTCCGGACGGAACGCAAGTCTGCTGGATTCAGTGGAATCACCCCGATATGCCGTGGACAGGCTCGGTTCTGCATGTAGCCACATGGGAAGCGGGAAAGTTAGTGAATGACACTGTCATATCAGGCCAAGCAGGCGTCGAGAGTATCTGTCAGCCTCGATGGGGTCCAGACGGtactctcttcttcgtcagCGACAAGACGGGTTACTGGCAGCTATATCGGTTCAACGGCTGTATAGCACAATTGATTGATCTGAAAGGGCTCGAGTCAGCCGAGTTTGGGAGCAGAGAGCCATGCTTGGGCAA CTGCACATATGTTCTGTTGGACACGAGCACTATTGTTGCATCAGCCACCCAGAATGCGACCTCCAATCTTGTCATAATTGATCTGGACACCAATTCGTGGAAGGATCTATCTCTAGAGCTCGTCGATATCCAGAGGAACGCTTTGGCCCGTGTCTCATCTACAGCGTTTGCTGTCATTGGAAGCACTCGGAcagctcctcaagctctCTACCGCGTCGACATTGGTGACAGTATCTCTATCAGTCTAATTCGAGCCACTGTCGAGCAACCTATGTCAAGCGCTCTGGTCTCTCAGACACGCCATATCACATTCCCCCGAACATACAGCGAAGGTCCCGGCAACGCCCACGCCATGTTTGTGGCACCCAAAAATCCAGCCTTCGAAGCACCCGCAGGGACACTGCCTCCCTTACTGGTCTGGATGCATGGTGGTCCAACCAGCCACGTAACTCCTGCAATCGCTCTTAAAACCCAGTATTGGACGTCTCGGGGGTATGCGTATGTGCTGGTTAACCACGTCGGTTCCACGGGCTACGGACGAGCCTATCGCGAGCTTCTCGACGGCGCATGGGGTGAGGCTGATattgccgatgccgccagCTGCGTTGCGTATCTTGCCTCACAGAAGCTTATCGACGTAAACAAAGTTGGTATCGTGGGCGAGAGTGCCGGTGGCTACGCCGTCCTGCAGGCACTCTATACGCATCCCGATGTTTGGACTGCCGGCATCAGTCTCTATGGCATCAGCGGTCTGCAAGGGTTTGCAGAGATCACGCACAAATTCGAAAGCCAATACATCCTCGGACTCGTATTAGGCAAAGGCGAATGGACTAAGGAGGCACAGGAAGCTCTCTATAGAAAACGGAGTGCTGTTTATCATGCGGAGAAAATCAAGGCTCCCCTGTTGCTTCTGCAAGGAGATATCGACACGATTGTGCCAGTATCCCAGGCAACACAAATGGAGGAAGCAATGAAAAGAGTTGGAAAAACGGCTGAAGTGGTGATTTTCGAAGGGGAGGGGCATGGCTGGCATAAAGAAGAGACAATCCGGGCTTCAATGGAGTTGCAGACTGAGTTTTGGACCAAAACTCTACTTTAA